One Acetonema longum DSM 6540 DNA window includes the following coding sequences:
- a CDS encoding flagellar brake protein: MELDQQLKINQGLEIYLDPDMTGDKYLSQIAAAMPEFIILTLPVRGREPILLQPESRIYCRVVMDDVPYVFSSWVLANDETRRLTHIAAPESFIKHQMRQFVRVETCLPVAVEEPESKQDFPGYIIQNISGGGTGLLGHQALALNETYYLTFDLPDAGQMRILARVLRSSGDETNRVKIGLEFVGLSETNRNKIMKYIFKIQAERRRKT, translated from the coding sequence ATGGAACTGGATCAGCAGCTCAAAATCAATCAAGGGCTGGAAATTTATCTTGATCCTGACATGACGGGAGACAAATACCTTAGCCAGATAGCAGCTGCAATGCCTGAATTCATCATTCTGACCCTGCCGGTCAGGGGCCGGGAACCGATTCTTCTTCAGCCTGAAAGCCGGATTTATTGCCGGGTCGTCATGGATGATGTTCCTTATGTATTCAGCAGTTGGGTGCTGGCCAATGATGAAACCCGGCGTCTGACCCACATTGCCGCGCCGGAGAGTTTTATCAAGCATCAAATGCGACAATTTGTAAGAGTGGAGACATGTCTTCCTGTAGCGGTGGAAGAACCTGAAAGCAAGCAGGATTTCCCCGGATACATTATCCAGAATATCAGCGGCGGCGGAACGGGGCTTCTGGGCCACCAGGCTCTGGCGCTGAACGAAACATATTATCTGACCTTTGATCTGCCTGATGCTGGGCAGATGCGAATTTTGGCCAGAGTCCTGCGTAGCAGCGGAGACGAAACAAACCGGGTGAAAATAGGCCTCGAATTCGTGGGACTGAGCGAAACAAACCGCAACAAAATTATGAAGTACATCTTTAAAATACAGGCGGAACGCCGCCGCAAAACTTAG
- a CDS encoding ABC transporter permease: MSKNALLHIGWTLLRLSSLLVAVSILAFGLVISSPIDPVDAYVGSESGVSQEQRQNVAAYWGLDKPPGERYFIWARNMLAGDMGTSITYRLPVSQVIAERFQTSLALMGTAWVLSGLLGFILGVVAGVYRGSVLDRGIKTFCLILSSTPAFWLGLLLLTLFAVRLEWFPIALAAPIGKLSGEVTLGERIHHLILPSLTLSITGVAAIALHTRQKLIDVMASDYMLFAYARGEKKWPAVRRHGIRNIMLPAITLQFASFSELFGGSVLAEQVFSYPGLGNAATLAGLRGDAPLLLGIALCSAVFVFTGNLLANIIYCLVDPQIREERSHG, from the coding sequence ATGAGTAAAAATGCACTGTTGCATATCGGCTGGACCCTGCTGCGCCTCAGCAGCCTGCTGGTAGCGGTCAGCATTCTGGCGTTTGGGCTGGTTATATCATCCCCCATTGATCCGGTAGACGCCTATGTAGGATCTGAGTCAGGGGTCTCCCAGGAACAGCGCCAAAACGTGGCGGCATACTGGGGACTCGATAAGCCGCCGGGGGAGCGGTATTTTATTTGGGCCCGGAATATGCTGGCCGGCGATATGGGAACCTCCATCACTTACCGGCTGCCGGTATCCCAAGTGATCGCCGAACGGTTTCAGACCTCTCTCGCCCTGATGGGAACAGCCTGGGTACTGTCAGGCTTGCTGGGCTTTATTCTAGGCGTCGTGGCCGGAGTTTACCGAGGAAGCGTCCTGGACCGGGGCATCAAAACCTTTTGTCTGATTTTGTCTTCCACGCCGGCCTTTTGGCTGGGACTGCTGCTGTTAACCCTGTTCGCCGTTCGGTTGGAGTGGTTCCCCATCGCCCTGGCTGCGCCTATCGGCAAACTGTCCGGCGAGGTCACTCTGGGCGAACGGATTCATCATTTGATCCTGCCGTCCCTGACTCTGAGTATCACCGGCGTAGCCGCTATTGCGCTCCACACCCGGCAAAAACTGATCGATGTAATGGCCAGCGACTATATGCTGTTTGCCTATGCCCGGGGCGAAAAGAAATGGCCGGCGGTCCGGCGTCACGGTATCCGCAATATTATGCTGCCGGCCATTACCTTGCAGTTTGCTTCCTTCAGCGAACTGTTCGGCGGCTCGGTGCTGGCTGAGCAGGTGTTTTCCTATCCCGGTCTGGGCAATGCCGCCACCCTGGCGGGACTAAGAGGAGACGCCCCGCTGCTCTTAGGGATCGCTCTCTGCAGCGCGGTCTTTGTCTTTACCGGCAATCTTCTGGCCAACATTATCTACTGTTTGGTCGATCCCCAGATCAGAGAGGAGCGGTCCCATGGATAA
- the citG gene encoding triphosphoribosyl-dephospho-CoA synthase CitG: MQRKPSRQVSLDDVLAAKEQRAAVQAELRQIYRTPVVSITVNMPGNVKYSQETADLVYRALEQIRRPLRSAGLILLEERLCHMPAGPTAILAARGEAAVLKEISVELEDTLPYGRLLDIDVFDAQGAQLSRDTLGIKPRTCFICSERASDCMRARRHTAEEILAAVRRLLQLFQAEKTNPWPAPVTMIGQTALEAMMVEVACTPAPGLVDRYNSGAHQDMDFFTFIASSSAISQALYQCALAGWQHEGDPAELLPVLRTIGIAAEGKMLAATKGVNTQKGLLFLLGVITGAAAMVLRRDKSFLVEPILASAAAMCRDIVEQELTALKSINPIKKLTAGERLYLRHGITGIRGEIAAGLPIVTCQGLPALQQGLEAGLSLNDALVHTLMALMTQTQDTTILNRHDNSTLTYVQQEARAVMAAGGMLTGQGRARIEELDAIFIGRNISPGGSADLLAVTYFIHRVTNV, from the coding sequence ATGCAAAGAAAGCCCAGCCGTCAAGTCAGCCTGGACGATGTCTTGGCCGCTAAAGAACAAAGAGCTGCAGTTCAGGCCGAATTGCGGCAAATCTATCGTACCCCGGTCGTGAGCATTACCGTCAATATGCCGGGAAATGTCAAGTATAGTCAAGAAACGGCAGACTTAGTCTACCGGGCGCTGGAGCAAATCCGCCGCCCGCTTCGCTCCGCCGGTCTTATTCTGCTGGAGGAACGGCTTTGTCATATGCCGGCCGGGCCTACGGCCATTCTGGCCGCCCGGGGTGAGGCGGCAGTCCTCAAAGAGATCAGCGTCGAGCTTGAAGATACCCTTCCCTATGGACGGCTGCTGGATATAGATGTGTTTGATGCCCAGGGAGCCCAGCTAAGCCGGGATACGCTCGGAATAAAGCCCCGGACCTGTTTTATCTGCTCGGAGCGGGCCAGTGACTGCATGCGGGCCCGGCGCCACACAGCCGAAGAGATCCTGGCTGCCGTCCGCCGCCTGCTGCAGCTCTTTCAGGCGGAAAAGACCAACCCCTGGCCTGCTCCGGTGACAATGATCGGACAAACAGCCCTGGAAGCCATGATGGTGGAAGTGGCCTGCACGCCTGCTCCCGGACTGGTTGACCGGTACAATTCCGGGGCCCACCAGGACATGGATTTTTTCACATTTATCGCCAGCAGCAGTGCCATCAGTCAGGCCTTGTATCAATGCGCCCTGGCCGGCTGGCAGCATGAGGGAGACCCGGCGGAACTGCTGCCTGTGCTGCGGACCATCGGCATAGCCGCCGAAGGGAAGATGCTTGCAGCCACGAAAGGGGTTAATACTCAAAAGGGACTGCTCTTTTTGCTGGGAGTGATCACCGGAGCTGCCGCCATGGTCCTGCGCCGGGATAAGAGTTTCCTGGTTGAGCCGATTCTGGCCTCCGCTGCTGCCATGTGCCGCGATATTGTGGAGCAGGAACTGACGGCTTTAAAAAGTATAAACCCGATCAAAAAACTGACTGCCGGCGAGCGCCTGTACCTGCGTCACGGCATTACCGGCATTCGCGGTGAAATTGCCGCCGGGCTTCCGATAGTTACCTGCCAAGGTCTCCCTGCACTGCAGCAGGGGCTGGAAGCCGGCCTTTCCCTCAATGACGCACTGGTGCATACCCTGATGGCCCTGATGACCCAAACCCAGGACACGACAATTTTAAATCGTCACGACAACTCCACTTTGACCTACGTTCAACAGGAGGCCAGGGCGGTGATGGCCGCTGGCGGCATGCTGACCGGCCAGGGCAGAGCCAGGATCGAGGAGTTGGATGCCATCTTTATCGGCAGGAATATCAGTCCCGGGGGTTCTGCCGATTTGCTGGCGGTGACCTATTTTATCCACAGAGTGACAAACGTATAA
- a CDS encoding ABC transporter substrate-binding protein, producing MIRNAKWIAFILAGILTVCLILPGCTGPSGKSQADSRPRDELIISVGKGAASGGYDPCTGYGIYGYGLFFSSLLRFNADIEVHPDLATGYTVSKDGLTYTYHLREDVKFSDGTPLTAKDVVFTYLTAKSSGSSVDLTVLASAQAVDNKTVVFILHKPWSPFASTTALLGIVPEHAYGREFGDKPVGSGPWKLAQLDKEQQLIVVPNEYYYGTKPSFKKVTILNLEEEAALASAKSGRLDVVMVNPEYSKETVEGMHLVALPTVDNRGFNLPVTPESSRADGKVAGNNVTSDFAIRKALNIGIDRKKIIQNALSGVGTPAYGRVDALPWFNPSTPFKDNQVEEARQILEAAGWKDTDGDSIREKNGLKAEFTITGRTDDLQRYNLAVALSEDAKKLGIHLKAQAAPWTDCKSQALHTPTCWGSGDYNPLDLYNGYYSQMAGVGSNNPSSYSNPQVDAYIDQALAATSMEEAIRYWQLAQWDGKTGINADYPFLWIVNIDHTYFVRDGLDLGKQLLHPHGHGQPVIANMNEWQMQQ from the coding sequence ATGATCCGAAATGCAAAATGGATTGCTTTTATTTTGGCCGGAATTTTGACCGTTTGCCTGATTTTGCCCGGATGCACGGGACCTTCCGGGAAAAGCCAGGCTGACAGCCGCCCCCGGGATGAACTGATTATTTCCGTAGGCAAGGGAGCCGCCAGCGGCGGCTATGATCCCTGCACCGGGTATGGCATTTACGGCTACGGACTGTTTTTCAGCTCACTGTTAAGATTCAATGCCGACATCGAAGTGCACCCGGACCTGGCTACCGGTTATACCGTAAGTAAAGACGGCCTGACCTATACCTATCATCTGCGGGAGGACGTCAAATTTTCCGACGGAACCCCCCTGACGGCAAAAGATGTGGTGTTTACATATCTGACAGCGAAAAGCAGCGGCTCCAGCGTTGATTTGACCGTGTTGGCCTCTGCCCAAGCGGTGGATAACAAGACCGTGGTCTTTATCCTCCATAAGCCCTGGTCTCCTTTCGCCTCCACCACTGCCCTGCTGGGCATTGTACCGGAGCATGCCTATGGCAGAGAATTCGGCGACAAGCCGGTGGGAAGCGGCCCTTGGAAGCTGGCCCAGCTTGACAAGGAGCAGCAGCTGATCGTTGTGCCTAACGAATACTACTACGGTACAAAGCCTTCCTTTAAGAAGGTCACCATTCTCAATCTGGAAGAAGAAGCAGCCCTGGCCAGCGCGAAATCCGGCCGTCTGGATGTGGTAATGGTGAACCCGGAATATTCGAAAGAAACCGTGGAGGGCATGCATCTGGTGGCCCTGCCTACCGTGGACAACCGGGGCTTTAATCTGCCGGTGACCCCGGAAAGCTCCAGAGCTGACGGCAAGGTGGCCGGCAACAACGTCACCAGCGATTTCGCCATTCGTAAAGCCCTCAATATCGGTATTGACCGGAAGAAAATCATTCAAAACGCCCTGAGCGGCGTGGGAACCCCGGCCTATGGCCGGGTGGATGCACTGCCCTGGTTCAACCCTTCAACGCCATTTAAAGACAATCAAGTGGAAGAAGCGCGTCAGATCCTGGAGGCGGCAGGCTGGAAAGATACTGATGGGGACAGCATCCGGGAAAAGAACGGCCTGAAAGCCGAATTTACCATCACCGGCCGTACTGATGACCTGCAGCGCTACAATCTGGCTGTCGCCCTCAGCGAAGATGCCAAAAAGCTGGGAATCCACCTAAAGGCTCAGGCAGCTCCCTGGACCGACTGCAAATCCCAGGCGCTGCATACCCCGACCTGCTGGGGCAGTGGCGACTACAATCCTCTTGATTTATATAATGGATACTATTCCCAAATGGCTGGTGTAGGATCAAACAATCCTTCATCATATTCCAATCCCCAGGTGGACGCTTATATCGACCAGGCCCTGGCCGCCACCAGCATGGAAGAGGCTATTCGGTACTGGCAACTTGCCCAGTGGGACGGAAAAACCGGCATCAACGCTGATTATCCGTTTCTCTGGATCGTCAATATTGATCACACCTATTTTGTCCGGGATGGCTTAGATCTGGGCAAACAGCTGCTTCATCCCCACGGGCACGGACAGCCGGTCATTGCTAATATGAATGAATGGCAAATGCAGCAATAA
- a CDS encoding HD domain-containing protein — MSRIFSTQANLLKKIAEFKDSADRDHSLDWERIHSISCAKIGQILALKRGVDAELAAIACSVHDYGRIITGKQRGHAAAAYAPLKHFLAETGRFTADEIERLAQAAKNHSSKTEIGTPLEEIVKDADVLDCYQYGLPLEREEQRQRLKMILAEIS; from the coding sequence ATGAGCAGGATTTTTTCCACACAGGCGAATTTGTTAAAAAAAATAGCTGAGTTTAAGGATTCCGCAGACCGAGACCATTCTCTGGATTGGGAAAGGATCCATTCGATCAGTTGTGCCAAGATCGGGCAAATATTGGCGCTGAAGCGGGGCGTGGATGCCGAACTGGCGGCCATTGCCTGCTCTGTACACGACTATGGCCGTATCATCACCGGCAAACAGCGCGGCCATGCAGCCGCAGCTTATGCACCGCTAAAACACTTCCTGGCGGAAACGGGCCGCTTTACCGCGGATGAAATCGAGCGGCTGGCACAGGCGGCCAAAAATCACAGCAGCAAGACCGAGATCGGAACGCCGCTTGAGGAGATAGTCAAAGACGCGGATGTGCTGGATTGTTATCAGTACGGGCTGCCGCTGGAAAGAGAGGAGCAGAGGCAGCGGCTGAAAATGATTCTGGCGGAAATCAGTTAA
- the mrdA gene encoding penicillin-binding protein 2, which translates to MVGKHSNYRLDILLYIGGLIVTVLILRLAYLQLFHGYNFQQLADDNRIKIMPVTAPRGLFYDRNGLLLVSNRPGFTVSLVPLSGPVPDDVLVKLADILGMKLEDLKSKIPQQGNQREPIRIKSDVGYEIITKIEERRDDLPGVVIEVQSVRNYVYDELAAHLFGYVGEISDSELEGQKDKGYKLGDLIGKFGLEKVYDQEIRGVDGGARVEVDAGGHPVKMLGKKEPVPGNSLVLTIDARIQRAAEKAMDDRLNFLQKRFGNPNAKAAAVVVMNPQTGAILAMVSRPTFNPNLFNGGISVKDWKTINDNPFNPMQNRAINAEYPPGSAFKIIIGAAALETGKVTLEEKIMDKGRHWLVAKGNSHGSALGLIDFHEAMVKSNNVYFYEMGNRLGIDTMEKWSRDFGMGSPTGINLPNESEGLVANRKYKKKVYGEEWYLSETFDAAIGQGFQLATPLQMAALISQVANGGHRYRPYLVSRIVSSNGETVKTFEPEETGRVALSEKTLSAIRSALREVTEPHGTAGYVFGGLPITIAGKTSTAENSHGDDHGWFVAYGPYENPRIAVAVIVEQGGYGSDSAAPIVRKIMEAAFNIPPHRDAADEFAEEEAAKAAKNGVKADNGKDDLLNHLLDANKRRIYSPMTAL; encoded by the coding sequence ATGGTCGGCAAGCATTCGAATTACCGGCTGGATATCCTGCTTTATATTGGCGGGCTGATCGTTACTGTTCTTATACTGCGGCTGGCTTATTTACAGTTGTTTCATGGGTATAATTTCCAACAGCTTGCTGATGATAACCGAATCAAAATCATGCCGGTCACAGCACCCAGGGGGCTGTTCTATGACCGGAACGGCTTGTTATTGGTCTCTAACCGGCCTGGTTTTACAGTATCGTTGGTGCCTCTGTCCGGTCCGGTGCCGGATGATGTGTTAGTGAAGCTGGCGGATATTTTGGGCATGAAGCTGGAAGACCTTAAGTCTAAAATCCCCCAGCAGGGTAATCAGCGGGAACCCATACGGATCAAAAGTGATGTAGGCTATGAGATTATTACCAAAATCGAAGAACGGCGCGATGATTTGCCCGGGGTGGTCATCGAGGTTCAATCGGTGCGAAATTACGTCTATGATGAGCTGGCTGCCCATTTGTTCGGTTACGTGGGCGAAATCAGTGACTCTGAGCTGGAAGGCCAAAAAGATAAAGGGTACAAACTGGGCGATCTGATCGGCAAGTTCGGCCTGGAAAAAGTCTATGATCAAGAAATTCGAGGGGTTGACGGCGGGGCCCGGGTGGAAGTGGACGCCGGGGGACATCCGGTCAAGATGCTGGGCAAAAAGGAGCCGGTGCCGGGCAACAGCCTGGTGCTGACCATTGATGCCAGGATCCAGAGGGCGGCGGAGAAGGCCATGGATGACCGATTGAATTTTCTCCAGAAACGATTCGGCAATCCCAATGCCAAGGCGGCCGCCGTCGTGGTGATGAACCCCCAGACCGGCGCCATTTTGGCCATGGTCAGCCGCCCGACATTTAATCCCAACCTATTTAACGGCGGCATTTCGGTGAAAGACTGGAAAACCATTAATGACAATCCCTTTAACCCTATGCAGAACCGGGCGATTAACGCCGAGTATCCTCCGGGATCGGCCTTTAAAATTATTATAGGGGCGGCAGCTCTGGAGACGGGGAAAGTGACGCTGGAGGAAAAGATTATGGATAAAGGCCGTCACTGGTTGGTAGCCAAAGGCAATTCCCACGGCTCCGCCTTAGGACTGATCGATTTCCATGAGGCTATGGTGAAATCCAATAACGTTTATTTTTATGAAATGGGTAACCGTTTGGGTATCGATACCATGGAGAAATGGTCCAGGGACTTTGGCATGGGTTCCCCTACCGGGATTAATCTGCCGAATGAAAGCGAAGGCCTGGTGGCCAACCGCAAATATAAGAAAAAGGTATATGGTGAGGAATGGTATCTGTCCGAGACATTCGACGCGGCCATCGGTCAGGGCTTTCAACTGGCAACGCCGCTGCAGATGGCCGCATTGATCAGCCAGGTCGCCAACGGAGGCCATCGTTACCGTCCTTACCTGGTCAGCCGGATTGTGTCTTCCAACGGTGAGACGGTTAAAACCTTTGAACCGGAGGAAACCGGCCGGGTGGCGTTATCGGAAAAGACTCTCAGTGCCATTCGGAGCGCCCTGAGGGAAGTTACGGAGCCTCATGGCACTGCCGGTTATGTTTTTGGCGGACTGCCGATTACGATTGCCGGCAAAACCAGTACCGCCGAGAATTCTCATGGGGATGATCATGGCTGGTTTGTGGCCTACGGGCCCTATGAAAATCCCAGGATCGCGGTGGCGGTGATTGTGGAACAGGGGGGCTACGGCTCCGATTCGGCAGCGCCCATCGTGAGAAAAATCATGGAGGCGGCCTTTAATATTCCTCCTCACCGGGATGCCGCCGACGAATTTGCGGAGGAAGAGGCGGCCAAGGCTGCCAAAAATGGCGTGAAAGCCGACAACGGGAAAGACGACTTGCTGAATCATTTGCTGGACGCCAATAAAAGAAGGATTTATTCTCCTATGACGGCGCTGTAA
- a CDS encoding ABC transporter ATP-binding protein: MNPAPGQTPLLDVHDLSVTFRMYDKTLRQHNLQVISELSVTVNQGEILAIAGSSGSGKSLLAHAVLGLLPANATVSGRMLYQGQELTPSRQEQLRGKEIALTPQAVTYLDPLLRVGDQVRGGNKTAAVTAQREAFQRYDLQSEIEAMFPFQLSGGMARRVLVSTAVLSGARLIIADEPTPGLGADIAQDMMNTFRELADSGKSVILITHDIELACAIADRVAIFYGGTTVEVAAAKDFTAGEAALRHPYSKALYRALPQNGFRPLAGFQPYAGNLPTGCLFTARCGLKTPECNKKIPLRELRGGSVRCVHAT, encoded by the coding sequence ATGAATCCGGCGCCCGGTCAAACTCCCCTCTTAGATGTGCATGATCTTTCCGTCACCTTTCGCATGTACGATAAGACCCTGCGGCAGCACAACCTGCAGGTAATTTCCGAATTAAGCGTAACCGTAAATCAGGGAGAAATTCTGGCCATTGCCGGATCCAGCGGTTCCGGCAAAAGCTTGTTGGCTCATGCCGTGCTGGGATTGCTGCCTGCCAACGCCACAGTGAGCGGCAGGATGCTGTATCAGGGACAGGAATTAACCCCCTCCCGGCAGGAACAGCTGCGGGGCAAGGAAATCGCCCTGACGCCTCAAGCGGTGACCTATCTTGACCCGCTGCTGCGGGTGGGTGATCAGGTGCGGGGCGGCAACAAAACCGCCGCCGTCACCGCCCAGAGGGAAGCCTTTCAACGCTATGATTTACAGTCTGAGATCGAAGCCATGTTTCCGTTTCAGCTCTCCGGCGGCATGGCCCGGCGGGTGCTGGTCTCCACGGCAGTCCTATCCGGGGCCAGGCTGATCATTGCTGATGAACCCACCCCCGGACTGGGAGCCGACATTGCCCAGGACATGATGAACACCTTCCGGGAACTGGCGGACAGCGGCAAAAGCGTGATCCTCATCACCCATGACATTGAACTGGCCTGTGCCATAGCCGACCGGGTGGCGATATTCTACGGCGGCACTACGGTAGAAGTGGCGGCGGCAAAAGATTTTACCGCCGGCGAGGCAGCCTTGCGGCATCCTTATTCTAAAGCCCTGTACCGGGCGCTGCCTCAAAACGGCTTCCGGCCTCTGGCCGGCTTTCAGCCCTATGCCGGCAATTTGCCAACAGGCTGTCTGTTCACAGCCCGCTGCGGCTTAAAAACCCCGGAATGCAATAAAAAAATCCCCTTGCGGGAACTAAGGGGCGGCAGTGTGAGGTGCGTCCATGCGACTTGA
- a CDS encoding ABC transporter permease: MDNSFASRFCHAGHAKKLFRLNRRTQTLVFLCLATLFIVIVAAAGVLMPPQAYAPDYSAQKLIPSLSHPFGTDYLGRDMFFRTVKGLSTSILIGLLAAACSSGIALTLGILSAVAGGKVDKAINWLVDLCMGMPHIIMLMLISFMLGRGTSGVIIGVALTHWPNLTRVIRAEVLQVNSAQYVAASRKLGKGSWWIARKHMIPHVLPQYIVGLILLFPHAILHEAAITFLGYGLPLDMPAVGVILAEAMKHLVTGMWWLAFFPGLALLGTVLMFDLIGDHLRTILDPHSAHE; this comes from the coding sequence ATGGATAATAGTTTTGCCTCTCGTTTTTGCCATGCCGGCCATGCTAAAAAACTTTTCCGCCTGAACCGGCGAACCCAGACCCTTGTTTTCCTGTGTCTGGCAACGCTGTTTATCGTTATTGTGGCTGCCGCCGGGGTCCTTATGCCCCCCCAGGCCTATGCCCCCGACTACTCGGCCCAAAAACTCATTCCATCCTTATCTCATCCTTTCGGCACAGACTATCTGGGCCGGGACATGTTCTTCCGCACGGTCAAGGGTCTGTCCACCAGCATTTTAATCGGCCTGCTGGCCGCTGCCTGCAGTTCGGGGATTGCTCTGACTCTGGGCATCCTGTCGGCGGTTGCGGGCGGCAAAGTGGATAAAGCCATCAACTGGCTGGTGGATTTATGCATGGGCATGCCCCATATCATCATGCTGATGCTGATTTCCTTTATGCTGGGCAGGGGCACCAGCGGCGTGATCATCGGCGTGGCCCTGACTCACTGGCCCAACTTGACCCGGGTAATCCGGGCGGAGGTCCTCCAGGTCAACAGCGCCCAATATGTGGCCGCCTCCCGCAAACTAGGCAAAGGAAGCTGGTGGATTGCCAGAAAGCATATGATCCCCCACGTGCTGCCCCAATACATTGTCGGGCTGATCCTGCTGTTTCCCCATGCCATCCTCCACGAAGCCGCCATTACCTTTCTCGGGTACGGCCTGCCTCTGGATATGCCGGCTGTCGGCGTCATCCTGGCCGAAGCCATGAAGCATCTGGTCACGGGGATGTGGTGGCTGGCCTTTTTTCCCGGTCTGGCGCTGCTTGGAACCGTCTTGATGTTTGATCTCATTGGCGATCACCTGCGAACCATTCTGGACCCTCACAGTGCTCATGAATAA
- a CDS encoding PAS domain S-box protein → MLDLDAIMETIIDSAVEGIAIVDTQGIIVFLNKAYENILGVKKEDAIGRHVTEVIDFTRLHIVIKTGIPEIGEIQQIRGKNTIVQRLPIIKNGQIIAGVGKVIFKNEEEVQDIIHKLETKVKYLESELNNLFAAKYSAVKLAISRGGHQSWRGSYEQDFFHTGEFVKKNS, encoded by the coding sequence ATGCTGGACCTTGATGCCATAATGGAGACCATTATTGACAGTGCCGTCGAGGGTATAGCGATCGTCGATACACAGGGGATCATAGTGTTTTTGAATAAGGCTTACGAGAACATTCTGGGCGTTAAAAAGGAAGATGCCATCGGCAGGCATGTCACGGAAGTCATTGACTTTACCCGGTTGCACATCGTTATCAAAACAGGTATTCCGGAAATCGGAGAGATTCAGCAGATCAGGGGAAAAAACACAATTGTTCAAAGGTTGCCGATTATAAAGAATGGCCAGATTATAGCCGGTGTAGGCAAGGTAATCTTTAAGAACGAAGAAGAGGTTCAGGATATTATCCACAAATTAGAAACGAAGGTTAAGTACCTTGAAAGCGAATTGAATAATCTTTTCGCAGCGAAATATAGCGCAGTGAAATTAGCAATAAGCCGGGGCGGTCATCAGTCATGGAGGGGAAGCTATGAGCAGGATTTTTTCCACACAGGCGAATTTGTTAAAAAAAATAGCTGA